The proteins below come from a single Fusobacterium sp. DD2 genomic window:
- the dacB gene encoding D-alanyl-D-alanine carboxypeptidase/D-alanyl-D-alanine-endopeptidase: protein MYKKFKILLMLSFLIASCNKMPVANDKEFVSTNHMEKSIEVSASRNTPEVEKSLNEIESSEEISKGENIETDGIKAPTGKTIELGDMLKNSNMSYYAVDLDSGEVLADYRGENIATPASVMKIVTSATALDILGEETKLETKLLYDGKIDKSGVLNGNLYIKGSGDPTLGSENFKGDREKFLKDWVSDTKKAGIKSIKGNIIVLDDLFGYDGVSGKWLLEDLASGYGQSVYGISLFDNVCTIFLDSDSKGGKVVKVVPKVPNLTFVNNLKISPKGRNDVYVRGLPFENKRTLVGEIPANQKNIVVKSDIPDPGMFLGEYFKERLTDAGISVNGKVETARTTQKRPKNPVVIGVAESKTIGEMINVLLVESDNHYAEHLYQLMKLKGVDIKEYWEEKGIDTSALGIFDGSGLSRADYISGKTLTDILVYMYHNYPEYVGFLPKAGYEGTVVGFLTAERFDGEARVKSGSMGGVQSYAGYMEKDGKKVAFTIMINHWNGSRNQVKREIEDLLNKLF from the coding sequence CCTGAAGTAGAAAAATCCTTAAATGAAATTGAATCATCTGAGGAGATTTCAAAAGGAGAAAATATTGAAACTGATGGGATTAAGGCTCCAACTGGAAAAACTATAGAGTTGGGAGATATGTTGAAGAATAGTAATATGTCTTACTATGCAGTGGATCTTGATAGTGGTGAAGTGCTAGCTGATTACAGGGGAGAAAATATTGCTACTCCTGCATCTGTAATGAAAATAGTTACTTCTGCAACTGCTCTTGATATTTTAGGAGAAGAGACAAAGTTAGAGACAAAACTTCTGTATGATGGAAAAATTGACAAAAGTGGAGTTTTAAATGGAAATCTCTATATTAAAGGAAGTGGAGATCCCACTTTAGGTTCTGAGAATTTTAAAGGGGATAGAGAGAAGTTTTTAAAAGACTGGGTATCTGATACTAAGAAAGCTGGAATAAAGAGCATTAAAGGGAATATCATAGTCTTAGATGACCTTTTTGGTTATGATGGTGTATCTGGAAAATGGTTACTGGAGGATTTAGCTTCAGGGTATGGACAAAGTGTATATGGAATAAGTCTATTTGATAATGTGTGCACAATATTTTTAGATTCAGATTCAAAAGGTGGAAAAGTGGTAAAGGTTGTTCCTAAAGTTCCAAATCTTACTTTTGTAAATAACCTTAAAATTTCACCTAAGGGAAGAAATGATGTTTATGTAAGAGGACTTCCTTTTGAAAATAAAAGAACACTTGTAGGAGAGATACCAGCTAATCAGAAAAACATAGTGGTAAAAAGTGATATTCCAGATCCAGGAATGTTTTTAGGTGAATATTTTAAAGAGAGATTAACAGATGCTGGAATTAGTGTAAATGGAAAGGTAGAAACAGCAAGAACAACACAGAAAAGACCTAAAAATCCAGTTGTTATAGGAGTTGCTGAATCTAAAACAATTGGAGAGATGATAAATGTACTTTTAGTAGAAAGTGATAATCACTATGCAGAACATCTTTATCAATTAATGAAATTAAAAGGTGTAGATATAAAAGAATATTGGGAAGAAAAAGGGATAGATACTTCTGCGCTTGGTATATTTGATGGAAGTGGATTATCAAGAGCAGATTATATTTCAGGAAAAACTCTAACAGATATTCTTGTATATATGTATCATAATTATCCAGAATATGTAGGTTTTCTTCCAAAAGCAGGATATGAAGGAACTGTTGTTGGATTTTTAACAGCAGAAAGATTTGATGGAGAAGCAAGAGTAAAAAGCGGAAGTATGGGAGGCGTTCAATCCTATGCAGGTTATATGGAAAAGGATGGGAAAAAGGTTGCTTTTACTATAATGATAAATCATTGGAATGGAAGCAGAAATCAGGTAAAAAGAGAGATTGAAGATTTACTTAATAAATTATTTTAG
- a CDS encoding MATE family efflux transporter: MENKHQLMGTEKIGKLLLQFSLPAIIGMLVNALYNIVDRIYIGNIKDVGYLAIAGVGIVFPVIIFVFGFSILIGLGSATNVSLNLGRKNPDEAEKYLGTALVFGFVVSLILAIVGYVWIDDIVRFLGGSDKTSIYASQYLKIGILGFPAAVVGYVANSSIRADGNPKMAMVTLLIGAVTNIVLDPIFIFYLGMGVRGAALATIISQYISGVWAVYYFYSKFSGLKIRKEYLVLSIERMKEIVLIGSAPFAIQMGASVVNFTYNSTLKMYGGDTAIGAMAVVQAVTTFILMPIFGINQGLQPILGYNYGARFYKRVKEALYKAIFGATGICVFYYVIIMIFSKEIIEIFTQERGLLDIATKGLRVELFMLPIIGFQIICTVYFQAVGKPKMSLFMSLSRQIIVLIPCILIMSRMFGAIGIWYAAPVSDFIATLLTFFLIGKELKTLDHLDAKKDQ; this comes from the coding sequence ATGGAAAATAAACATCAATTAATGGGAACAGAAAAAATTGGAAAACTTTTACTACAATTTTCTCTACCAGCAATTATTGGTATGCTTGTAAATGCACTCTATAATATTGTAGACAGAATATATATAGGAAATATAAAAGACGTTGGTTATTTGGCAATAGCTGGAGTAGGAATAGTATTTCCAGTTATAATATTTGTATTTGGATTTTCAATTTTAATAGGGTTAGGAAGTGCTACAAATGTATCTCTTAATCTTGGACGTAAAAATCCTGATGAAGCTGAAAAATACTTAGGTACAGCTTTAGTGTTTGGATTTGTTGTATCTTTGATACTTGCAATAGTTGGATATGTATGGATTGATGATATAGTAAGATTTTTAGGTGGAAGTGACAAGACATCTATATATGCAAGTCAGTATTTAAAAATAGGAATATTGGGATTCCCAGCTGCTGTTGTAGGATATGTTGCCAACTCATCAATTAGAGCAGATGGTAACCCTAAAATGGCAATGGTGACACTTCTTATAGGAGCTGTTACTAATATCGTATTAGACCCTATATTTATATTTTATTTAGGTATGGGAGTAAGAGGTGCTGCTCTGGCTACAATTATATCGCAATATATATCTGGAGTTTGGGCTGTTTACTATTTCTATTCAAAATTCAGTGGACTTAAAATTAGAAAAGAGTATCTTGTTTTATCTATAGAGAGAATGAAGGAGATTGTTTTAATAGGAAGTGCTCCTTTTGCAATTCAGATGGGAGCTAGTGTAGTTAACTTTACATATAACAGTACACTGAAGATGTATGGCGGAGATACAGCTATTGGGGCAATGGCTGTAGTTCAAGCAGTTACAACATTTATTTTAATGCCTATTTTTGGTATCAATCAGGGACTTCAGCCGATATTAGGTTACAACTATGGAGCGAGATTTTATAAAAGAGTTAAAGAAGCGTTATATAAAGCAATTTTTGGAGCAACAGGGATTTGTGTATTCTATTATGTTATAATTATGATTTTTTCTAAAGAGATTATAGAGATATTTACTCAGGAAAGAGGACTTTTAGATATTGCAACAAAGGGGTTAAGAGTTGAGCTATTCATGCTTCCAATAATAGGATTCCAAATTATCTGTACTGTGTATTTTCAGGCAGTTGGAAAACCTAAAATGAGTCTATTTATGAGTCTTTCAAGACAGATTATAGTACTTATTCCATGTATCCTTATAATGTCAAGAATGTTTGGAGCAATTGGAATTTGGTATGCAGCTCCAGTATCTGACTTCATTGCAACTCTTTTAACATTCTTCCTGATTGGAAAAGAATTAAAAACACTGGATCACTTAGATGCGAAAAAAGATCAGTAA
- a CDS encoding TrkA family potassium uptake protein: protein MKQYLVIGLGRFGASVAQTLYESNEEVLAIDADEEIVQDCINENIVDNGIMIDATDVKSLKELGVSNYDIAFVCVGDIEPSIMITLNLKELGVKKIIAKAVSKSHGKVLAKIGATKVIYPEEYMGRRVAQLAMEPNLVEHLRFSSNFLLLEVKAPSIFWGKSIIELDIRKKYNSNVVGIKKADQSFNPNPLATTVIEKGDVLLMITDNKTADFFENLK, encoded by the coding sequence ATGAAACAATATTTAGTAATAGGGCTTGGAAGATTTGGAGCCAGTGTCGCTCAGACGTTATATGAATCAAATGAGGAAGTATTAGCTATAGATGCTGATGAAGAGATTGTACAGGATTGTATAAATGAAAATATAGTTGATAATGGAATAATGATTGATGCTACAGATGTGAAAAGTTTAAAGGAACTTGGGGTTTCAAACTATGATATTGCTTTTGTATGTGTAGGAGATATTGAGCCAAGCATCATGATAACATTAAACTTAAAGGAGCTTGGAGTTAAAAAAATCATAGCTAAGGCAGTTTCTAAGAGTCATGGAAAGGTTTTAGCTAAAATCGGAGCAACAAAGGTAATATACCCAGAGGAATATATGGGAAGAAGAGTTGCACAGCTTGCTATGGAACCAAACCTGGTTGAGCATTTAAGATTCTCTTCAAACTTTTTACTTTTAGAAGTAAAAGCTCCATCGATATTCTGGGGAAAAAGTATAATTGAGTTGGACATTAGAAAAAAATATAATTCTAACGTAGTGGGAATAAAGAAAGCAGATCAAAGTTTTAATCCAAATCCGCTTGCAACAACAGTTATTGAAAAGGGAGACGTACTTTTAATGATAACTGACAATAAAACAGCAGATTTCTTTGAAAATTTGAAATAA
- a CDS encoding LD-carboxypeptidase, whose translation MVGKRLKDGDTIGIVAPASFSSEEKIESAKENLENLGFKVVLGECTKKRWFSYAGTDRERAHEINRFFEDPQIDAIICMRGGYGCNRIVELLDYELIKKNPKIFVGYSDITILHISLNEKAGLITFHGPMAVSNFSGEYDKNTYESFIQMVNGKELVSIKNFSKEIDVISSGKGQGRLVGGNLATLIATLGTEYDIDYNGKILFLEEVGEKTYKIDRMLNQLKKHNVFEKVSGIILGDFKNCNKDAQEDMSLNEVFEDYFKDLPVPVLSGIESGHSEPMLTLPLGAMCKIDSENKSIEILEKVVE comes from the coding sequence ATGGTAGGAAAGAGACTTAAAGATGGAGATACAATAGGTATAGTTGCACCAGCTAGTTTTTCAAGTGAGGAGAAAATAGAGAGTGCAAAGGAAAACCTTGAAAACCTGGGTTTCAAGGTTGTGCTAGGAGAATGCACTAAAAAAAGATGGTTTTCTTATGCAGGAACAGATAGAGAAAGAGCTCATGAGATAAACAGATTTTTTGAAGATCCTCAAATTGATGCAATTATCTGTATGCGTGGTGGATACGGATGTAATAGAATAGTTGAGTTACTTGATTATGAACTTATTAAAAAAAATCCTAAAATTTTTGTAGGATATAGTGATATTACAATACTGCATATCAGTTTAAATGAAAAAGCAGGACTTATTACCTTTCATGGACCAATGGCTGTAAGCAATTTTTCAGGAGAGTATGATAAAAATACATATGAAAGTTTTATACAAATGGTAAATGGGAAAGAGCTAGTGAGTATTAAAAACTTTAGTAAAGAGATAGATGTAATCTCTTCTGGAAAAGGTCAGGGGAGACTAGTTGGAGGAAATCTTGCAACTTTAATTGCAACTCTAGGAACAGAATATGACATTGATTATAATGGGAAGATACTGTTTCTAGAAGAGGTTGGAGAAAAAACTTACAAAATTGATAGAATGTTAAATCAATTAAAAAAGCATAATGTTTTTGAAAAAGTATCAGGAATCATATTGGGAGATTTTAAAAACTGTAATAAGGATGCCCAGGAAGATATGTCTCTTAATGAGGTTTTTGAAGATTACTTTAAAGATTTACCTGTTCCAGTTTTAAGTGGAATAGAAAGTGGTCATTCAGAACCAATGCTTACGCTACCTTTAGGAGCTATGTGTAAAATTGATTCAGAGAACAAAAGTATAGAGATCTTAGAAAAGGTAGTGGAATAA
- a CDS encoding MarR family transcriptional regulator, with protein sequence MKEKSIETTLFSYISRAHNRGDAFLCNELKKRGIKGLVYSHISIIVILSIYNQLSMKEISEKISKDKSTVTSLVNKLERLGYVRKKLCKEDKRVVYLVLEEKADEVIDTINEVADMFEDKVRNILKDEEMEFLLRVMDKLVSKF encoded by the coding sequence ATGAAAGAGAAAAGTATAGAAACGACACTGTTTAGCTATATTAGCCGAGCACACAACAGAGGCGATGCATTTTTATGTAATGAGCTAAAAAAACGTGGAATAAAGGGACTTGTGTATTCACATATATCTATTATCGTTATTTTAAGTATATATAATCAACTTTCAATGAAGGAGATAAGTGAAAAGATTTCAAAGGACAAATCTACAGTTACTTCACTGGTAAATAAACTGGAAAGGCTGGGGTATGTTAGAAAAAAACTTTGTAAAGAGGATAAAAGAGTTGTCTATCTTGTTCTTGAAGAAAAAGCTGATGAGGTTATTGATACAATAAATGAAGTAGCAGATATGTTTGAAGACAAAGTAAGAAATATTTTAAAAGATGAAGAGATGGAATTTCTACTAAGAGTAATGGATAAATTAGTAAGTAAATTTTGA
- a CDS encoding ClC family H(+)/Cl(-) exchange transporter → MKTQENVTDTLKLLHKGSGKLYLLCVAVGAITGFIVSLYRLVLEHTNAFRKMIIEDSVFKGPQFIFIVWIAFILIGFIVDYIAKKYPKISGSGIPQVKGILLRQLDYTKWFQELVAKFVSGVMGIGAGLSLGREGPSVQIGSYVAFGATKLFDRDIVEKKYLITSGASAGLAGAFGAPLSGVMFALEELHRFISAKLLICAFLASIASNFMGRRLFGSATSFDLIALYPNELNPYYQFTLYIILGIIIAFLGKLFTVMLLKAQDIYKTNKVPRWFKVSCVMSSSLLLCYFLPEVTGGGHTLVEEMVTGKNTISILILIFILKLLFTVFSYATGFAGGIFLPMLVLGAVVGKIYAIILIRYLNFPPEFVSHFMVLGMAGYFVAVVRAPITGAVLILEMTGNFDHLLALATVSVIAYYITDILGVEPVYELLYERMAKDTPDEKVHIGKKTLISIPVVGDSELDGKKVSELAIPEDVLLVSIRRNDHDIIPKNSMVIRGGDLLVFLIPKEKAFAMKEELVKEGSN, encoded by the coding sequence ATGAAAACACAGGAAAATGTAACAGATACCTTGAAGCTTCTACATAAGGGGAGTGGAAAACTATACCTTCTATGTGTTGCTGTAGGGGCTATTACAGGATTTATTGTTTCTCTTTACAGATTGGTATTAGAGCATACTAACGCTTTTAGAAAAATGATAATAGAAGATTCTGTATTTAAAGGACCACAGTTTATATTTATTGTCTGGATCGCTTTTATTTTAATAGGATTTATTGTTGATTATATAGCAAAAAAATATCCTAAAATATCTGGAAGCGGAATACCACAGGTAAAAGGAATTTTACTGAGACAACTTGATTATACTAAGTGGTTTCAAGAACTTGTTGCCAAATTTGTATCAGGGGTAATGGGAATAGGAGCTGGTCTATCATTAGGAAGAGAGGGACCATCTGTTCAAATAGGTTCTTATGTGGCATTTGGAGCGACTAAGTTATTTGACAGGGATATTGTAGAGAAAAAATATCTTATAACAAGTGGTGCCAGTGCTGGACTTGCTGGAGCATTTGGAGCTCCATTATCTGGAGTTATGTTTGCACTTGAGGAGTTACATAGATTTATATCTGCAAAGCTATTAATATGTGCCTTCTTAGCAAGTATAGCATCAAACTTTATGGGAAGAAGATTGTTTGGATCTGCTACTTCATTTGATCTTATAGCACTATATCCAAATGAGTTAAATCCATATTATCAATTTACTTTATATATAATTCTTGGAATTATTATAGCTTTTTTAGGAAAACTTTTTACAGTTATGCTATTAAAAGCTCAGGATATATATAAGACAAATAAGGTACCAAGATGGTTTAAGGTATCATGTGTAATGTCATCATCATTGCTTCTTTGTTATTTTCTTCCAGAAGTTACAGGTGGAGGACATACATTAGTTGAAGAAATGGTAACTGGTAAAAACACAATATCAATACTTATACTTATATTTATTTTAAAATTATTATTTACGGTCTTTTCATATGCAACTGGATTTGCAGGAGGTATTTTCCTACCAATGCTTGTATTAGGAGCAGTAGTTGGAAAGATATATGCAATAATTTTAATAAGATATCTGAATTTCCCGCCAGAATTTGTATCACATTTTATGGTTTTAGGAATGGCTGGATATTTCGTTGCTGTAGTAAGAGCTCCAATTACAGGAGCAGTTCTTATTCTGGAAATGACTGGTAACTTTGATCATCTTCTTGCTCTTGCAACTGTTTCAGTAATAGCTTATTATATTACAGATATACTTGGTGTAGAACCTGTATATGAGTTATTATATGAAAGAATGGCTAAGGATACACCAGATGAAAAAGTTCATATTGGAAAGAAAACACTTATCAGTATACCTGTTGTAGGGGACTCTGAACTGGATGGTAAAAAAGTATCAGAACTTGCTATTCCAGAAGATGTGCTTCTAGTTTCAATAAGAAGAAATGACCATGATATTATTCCAAAAAATTCTATGGTAATAAGAGGGGGAGATCTCCTTGTATTCTTAATACCAAAGGAAAAAGCTTTTGCAATGAAAGAGGAATTAGTAAAAGAAGGAAGTAATTAA
- a CDS encoding TrkH family potassium uptake protein, protein MDIEVIKEYLKKLSPSRKLILGFLIAILIGTLLLMMPFSLKDGQKLSFLSSLFTIVSATCVTGLTVVDVSKTFSTAGTTIILFFIQLGGLGVMTFSSIIFLVMGKKMTFHERELLKEERNADSSGEIADFIKRLLFVVFVIESIGALILTTQFLKGRPLSEAVYYGVFHSISAFCNAGFSLFTDNLESFKNNVVINLTIGYLITLGGIGFAVITSVVTVVRKGIDRFNLTSKVAILMSIILTTGGMILFFLLEYSNPETLGNLNFFQKVLASYFQSVTLRTAGFNTIPLGNLRDATIFISCIWMFIGASPGSTGGGIKTTTFGVIMFYVIGIAKKKSNVELFNRRLDWEILNRALAILVIAIAYISFVIMCLLVVEKFPMEQIVFEVISAFGTVGLTLGITPYLSVFSKLLIIITMLVGRLGPLTFALAIGETKKKAVSKYPKENILVG, encoded by the coding sequence ATGGATATAGAAGTTATCAAAGAATATTTAAAAAAGCTTTCTCCTTCAAGAAAGCTGATATTAGGTTTTTTAATAGCAATACTGATTGGAACTTTACTGCTTATGATGCCATTTTCTCTAAAAGATGGACAGAAACTTTCATTCCTGTCTTCACTATTTACAATTGTTTCTGCAACTTGTGTTACAGGGTTAACTGTTGTAGATGTCAGTAAGACATTTTCCACTGCTGGAACAACAATCATTCTATTTTTTATTCAGCTTGGTGGATTGGGAGTAATGACTTTCTCATCTATAATATTTCTTGTTATGGGGAAAAAGATGACTTTCCATGAGAGAGAATTGTTAAAAGAGGAGAGAAATGCAGATAGTAGTGGAGAGATAGCAGATTTTATTAAGAGGCTTTTATTTGTTGTATTTGTAATTGAGAGTATAGGAGCACTTATTCTGACTACTCAATTTTTGAAGGGAAGACCTTTAAGTGAAGCAGTTTATTATGGAGTATTCCACTCTATTTCAGCATTTTGTAATGCTGGATTTTCACTTTTTACAGATAATTTAGAAAGTTTTAAAAATAATGTAGTTATAAACCTTACAATAGGGTATCTGATTACTCTTGGAGGTATTGGGTTTGCAGTTATAACATCTGTGGTAACTGTTGTAAGAAAAGGTATAGACAGATTTAACCTTACATCTAAGGTTGCAATACTTATGTCTATAATTTTAACAACTGGAGGTATGATACTGTTCTTCCTTTTAGAATATTCAAACCCAGAAACATTGGGAAATTTGAATTTTTTCCAAAAGGTTTTAGCATCTTATTTCCAAAGTGTCACTTTAAGAACGGCAGGGTTTAATACGATACCACTTGGCAACTTAAGAGATGCTACAATCTTTATCAGTTGCATATGGATGTTTATTGGAGCGTCACCAGGATCAACAGGTGGTGGAATTAAGACCACTACATTTGGTGTTATAATGTTTTATGTTATAGGGATAGCTAAAAAGAAGTCAAATGTTGAGCTTTTTAACAGACGTCTTGACTGGGAGATATTAAATAGAGCACTTGCAATACTTGTAATTGCAATAGCTTATATTTCATTTGTAATAATGTGTCTTCTGGTAGTTGAAAAATTCCCAATGGAACAAATTGTATTTGAAGTTATTTCAGCTTTTGGTACTGTAGGACTTACACTTGGAATAACACCTTATCTAAGTGTGTTTTCAAAGCTTTTAATAATAATAACTATGCTGGTAGGAAGACTTGGACCTCTGACATTTGCCCTTGCAATTGGAGAAACAAAGAAAAAGGCTGTGTCAAAATATCCAAAGGAAAATATTTTAGTTGGTTAA
- the pepT gene encoding peptidase T, with protein sequence MNDLTKRFIKYITISTDSDPSSNNCPSSERQWDLAKVLVEDLKNIGMEDVSVDENCYIMATLPANTDKKDVPSVGFIAHMDTAPTYSGIGVNPRVVENYNGEDIILNEKENIVLSPNDFPHMKKYVGQDLIVTDGKTLLGADDKAGVTEIIEAMKYLKEHPEIKHGEIKVGFTPDEEIGRGANRFDVQKFNCKFAYTVDGGELGELEYENFNAASAIINITGRDIHPGSAKNSMVNSLMIAMELNGMLPVEQRPEYTEKYEGFFLLNKMSGDIENSSMNYIIRDHSMKKFNEKKNIIKAAVEFLKLKHKDAHIELELKDSYYNMREKIEPVIEIVKVTKKSMEELGIEPNIRPIRGGTDGARLSYKGLPCPNLFTGGHNFHGKFEYVPIQSMEKARDLIIKIAENIAK encoded by the coding sequence ATGAACGACTTAACAAAGAGATTTATCAAATATATCACAATTTCTACTGATTCAGATCCAAGTAGCAACAACTGTCCAAGCAGTGAGAGACAATGGGATCTTGCAAAGGTATTAGTTGAAGATTTAAAAAATATAGGTATGGAAGATGTATCAGTTGATGAAAACTGCTATATTATGGCAACACTTCCAGCAAATACTGATAAAAAAGATGTACCATCAGTTGGATTTATAGCTCACATGGACACAGCACCTACATATAGCGGAATAGGTGTTAATCCTAGAGTAGTTGAGAACTATAATGGAGAAGATATCATATTAAATGAAAAAGAAAATATTGTACTTTCTCCAAATGACTTTCCTCATATGAAAAAATATGTAGGTCAGGATCTTATAGTAACAGATGGAAAAACTCTTTTAGGAGCAGATGACAAAGCTGGTGTTACTGAGATAATAGAAGCTATGAAATATTTAAAAGAACATCCAGAGATAAAACATGGTGAGATTAAAGTTGGATTTACTCCAGATGAAGAGATAGGAAGAGGAGCAAACCGTTTTGATGTTCAAAAATTTAACTGCAAATTTGCATATACTGTTGATGGTGGAGAATTAGGAGAGCTTGAATATGAAAACTTCAATGCTGCATCAGCAATAATCAATATAACAGGAAGAGATATTCACCCAGGAAGTGCAAAAAACAGCATGGTTAACTCTCTTATGATAGCTATGGAATTAAATGGAATGCTTCCAGTAGAACAAAGACCAGAATATACAGAAAAATATGAAGGATTCTTCCTACTTAATAAAATGAGTGGAGATATTGAAAACAGCTCTATGAATTATATCATAAGAGACCATTCAATGAAAAAATTCAATGAAAAGAAAAATATTATTAAAGCTGCAGTTGAGTTTTTAAAATTAAAACATAAAGATGCTCATATAGAACTTGAATTAAAAGACAGCTATTACAATATGAGAGAAAAAATCGAACCTGTAATAGAGATTGTAAAAGTTACTAAAAAATCTATGGAAGAGTTAGGAATAGAACCAAATATAAGACCTATAAGAGGTGGAACAGATGGAGCTAGACTTTCTTATAAAGGGCTTCCTTGTCCAAACCTATTTACTGGTGGACATAACTTCCACGGAAAATTTGAATATGTACCAATCCAATCAATGGAAAAAGCAAGAGATCTTATAATAAAAATTGCTGAAAACATTGCAAAATAA